In a single window of the Neospora caninum Liverpool complete genome, chromosome VIIa genome:
- a CDS encoding putative zinc finger (C3HC4 RING finger) protein: MAASDALPQPAAEEPAASPAPSSNSNSAEGGRAAEDSHHEEEEVSQEFECVICMKILLLPVTTPCGHNFCKGCIDEAVSYRPCCPLCRCPLLLSGAADPVTGLSTGSALRVNTLLQQLLERNYPRTMYLRRQYEEERRQEAAARRRMQQRHQAARLRAQHAGGPLYAPHGPLRDSSAPRAVGAGGSAVPGEGAAVDGGSGTRRTGEENRPEQILTLLRIFNQHDGFSGGARGPGQPGGAAGRAARPSWRGTSRAAAVAARAAPLFPGESISLHVYQEEYVRLVELSLRNARTLGVIYPTPPQCTTPPSSLSPSAAPSHSWVSSLVQRVLGRQPQRACTDNAASADTPTSASSVASALHASSVAWSSSARSSPSSSDTADETAVPRRGGNASGLSVSPPEYDSRVPFPSPSSAPEYGCCVQIEQHTPLEPEAGGAPGRCLIRCVCRNRFRVRNKIFLEDWAGQAAEEQERGVPASSLPYEGRGSQSDGREGSEAASAARLDREVGSESRLLGEPASDSPSAPEGGFYYEIGYCEPIFDEGDREEVPGEAAGRGGEEPSASDEAAVGPASEGVRLRRRAGGAEETTGEELGDPGRDLHETWIESQNNWGPLTRASDLAHERAGVVHALEVWRRYRTLAGVSSRGASAVTEGSGEASEMRNRLTGAGPRSREIARELRERCQRRLCEICIEGLERQLQQAGDVAQRLFASKFGRIPSLSSRRMTAYDLEKFSFFVAKVIVSSPSVRWQWFLLTDTTQRLLELTKVITEARWMNILALNTTPLSSLSRFLLFQDFHSNVLLFVIFVCAVVVFKIWPSLFFDDDFF, translated from the exons ATGGCAGCGTCTGACGCTCTCCCTCAGCCCGCAGCTGAGGAGCCGGCTGCCTCTCCTGCCCCGTCATCGAACTCTAACTCGGCAGAAGGTGGGCGAGCCGCTGAGGATAGCCAccatgaggaagaagaagtcTCTCAGGAGTTCGAGTGCGTTATCTGCATGAAAATTCTCCTCTTGCCCGTCACTACACCCTGCGGCCATAACTTCTGCAAAGGCTGTATCGATGAG GCCGTCTCCTACCGCCCGTGCTGCCCACTATGCCGATGccccctccttctctctggggcTGCCGACCCGGTGACAGGGCTCTCCACGGGTTCTGCGCTCCGCGTGAACACACTTCTTCAGCAGCTTCTTGAGAGAAATTACCCGCGCACAATGTACCTGCGGCGTCAGtacgaagaagagcggcgccAGGAGGCcgcggcgcgccggcgcatgcaacagaGACATCAGGCGGCGCGGCTGCGGGCCCAACACGCGGGCGGGCCGCTCTATGCCCCACACGGTCCCCTGCGCGACTCCTCCGCGCCCAGGGCCGTCGGGGCAGGAGGCTCGGCCGTTcccggcgaaggcgccgcggtCGACGGAGGAAGTGGGACGAGGCGAACGGGGGAGGAAAACCGACCTGAACAGATTCTAACACTTCTTCGCATCTTCAACCAGCACGACGGGTTTTCAGGAGGCGCGCGGGGTCCGGGCCAGCCGGGGGGCGCTGCAGGAAGGGCGGCGAGACCGTCGTGGCGAGGAACGAGTCGGGCAGCGGCGGTGGCAGCCCGTGCCGCTCCCCTCTTTCCAGGCGAATCGATCTCGCTCCACGTGTACCAAGAAGAATATGTCCGGCTTGTCGAGCTTTCACTCAGG AATGCCCGAACGTTGGGTGTTATCTACCCGACCCCACCGCAGTGCACGacgccgccgtcttctctgtctccgtccgccgcgccgtctcACTCTTGGGTTTCTTCCCTGGTGCAGAGAGTCCTGGGACGCCAGCCTCAACGGGCGTGCACAGACAACGCGGCATCAGCTGACACTCCgacttctgcgtcttctgtcgccAGTGCCCTCCACGCTTCTTCCGTGGCTTGGTCCTCTTCCGCCCGGTCgtcgccctcctcgtccGACACAGCAGACGAAACTGCGGTGCCAAGGcgcggaggaaacgcgtccGGCTTATCTGTGTCGCCTCCGGAATACGATTCACGCGtcccctttccgtctccttcctcggctcCGGAGTACGGCTGCTGCGTGCAGATCGAACAGCACACGCCTCTGGAGCCGGAGGCAGGTGGGGCCCCAGGCCGCTGTCTGATTCGTTGTGTCTGTCGAAATCGCTTTCGCGTTCGGAACAAGATTTTCCTCGAGGACTGGGCCGGACAAGCAGCTgaggaacaagagagaggcgtccCCGCCTCTAGTCTTCCATACGAGGGGCGAGGCTCTCAGTCCGACGGCCgggaaggcagcgaagcTGCCTCGGCGGCTAGACTAGATCGTGAAGTCGGCTCAGAGAGCCGATTGCTTGGAGAGCCCGCGAGCGACTCGCCCTCGGCTCCAGAAGGCGGCTTTTACTATGAGATAGGCTACTGCGAGCCGATCttcgacgaaggcgacagagaggaagttCCTGGAGAAGCAGCCGGTCGAGGGGGCGAGGAACCGAGCGCGAGCGACGAAGCGGCTGTCGGGCCGGCGAGCGAAGGAGTTCGCCTCCGAAGGCGAGCGGGCGGTgcggaggaaacgacgggaGAAGAGTTGGGAGATCCGGGACGAGACCTACACGAGACGTGGATCGAGAGTCAAAACAACTGGGGGCCTCTGACGCGCGCGTCGGATCTGGCTCATGAGCGAGCCGGGgtcgtgcatgcgctggagGTGTGGCGGCGGTACAGAACTCTTGCCGGAGTCTCAAGCAGGGGCGCGTCAGCGGTGACAGAAGGGAGTGGAGAAGCGTCTGAGATGCGTAACAGACTGACTGGCGCCGGACCGCGGAGCAGGGAGATTGCCAGGGAACTTCGGGAGAGATGCCAGCGCCGTCTGTGTGAAATCTGCATCGAGGGCTTGGAGAG GCAGCTGCAGCAAGCCGGAGATGTTGCTCAGCGTCTCTTCGCATCCAAGTTCGGCCGGATTCCATCTCTGTCGTCAAGG CGCATGACCGCGTACGACCTGGAGAAgttctccttctttgtcGCAAAAGTTatcgtttcctcgccttcagTTCGCTGGCAGTGGTTTCTCCTAACAG ACACAACGCAGCGGCTCCTAGAGCTAACGAAGGTGATAACCGAGGCTCGATGGATGAACATCCTGGCGCTCAA CACGACGCCTCTGTCCAGCCTATCGCGATTTCTGCTTTTCCAGGACTTCCATAGCAatgtcctcctcttcgttaTTTTTGTCTGCGCCGTTGTGGTCTTCAAGATTTGGCcatcgctcttcttcgacgaTGACTTCTTCTAA
- a CDS encoding putative GTPase domain containing protein, producing the protein MEVRSFRLKSSRQSPEVPGSKWRSSLGARSDSEIRFVTPVADAMMDTGPIELLFKALVGEPAGFTIPTANNPMIEEPEWSPRQKPVLVPAFATMVKIKKNSKRQKLSQKYNIEKKVREHRRKMRKTAKQTGGPVRKKHRRDPGIPNSCPFKQDILRTIQVRKQQKEAAASAERERRLGEAREGTASGGCNEVVPAAAGDDGDMEAPELVPVNPLAKLLDSAEESQARFRAAQLNESDENAGASPFAYELTTQQQVYLHQQQRQQQQLLRRVLQQADVIIEVLDARMPSAFRCPALERWVLGEGKKLILVMNKVDLVPKEAAVAWLKTLQRGVAPALAFKSAGGKSAGARKRGVKRGGKRKLQNWTDVEPLEASESFRNAIALDPTLCCVVFCIIDSTGGPGVCECSSVALGAPALLRLLNALAHTANRGEVSADLDPTSDSAAPSTSSASSTPKANLIVGVVGYPNVGKSSLVNALTHSCSAAAVAALPGSTKTLQFVRIDKHIQLIDSPGVLFSPSKNPQDDALLLPPTSASLASSPSGCPDTQGAQGSESCSAFILRSLLPVHRLENPQEVATGVAAWCCSETLQRLYRLEAFSSPQEMLALLAHRRGKLKKGGVPDLDAAAKIFLQDWQSGVIPYYTLPPSDDSQPSAAADMKTEKVAFWKTPAGEGAGDAVATTQNASSPAEVYASVLASQCHAIETGEDTMGETSRGQEPGVVRVSVDFNRAKNEPQRPYMLLRFGPVAVDSAKRPGTSALSLSPSAVGRGRDAKTHMGAESDDAVSAEASRRAETRKEAAAAAVSKKERMPHVVAMAKNKQAAKKNRKLANKLQRLVGEMAAGGDEDASMDVSVEVAHGGRCVSSISLLAGHALGIIFRLMLSLWVASNLLDLRCPSLPIASFLTPT; encoded by the exons ATGGAAGTGAGAAGCTTTCGACTCAAGTCGTCCCGGCAGTCACCCGAAGTTCCCGGTTCGAAGTGGAGGTCTTCGTTAGGAGCAAGGAGCGACTCAGAGATTCGCTTTGTGACTCCTGTCGCAGATGCAATGATGGATACAGGGCCAATTGAGCTTTTGTTCAAGGCCTTGGTTGGTGAGCCAGCAGGCTTCACGATACCAACAGCAAATAATCCAATG aTTGAAGAACCCGAGTGGTCTCCTCGGCAGAAGCCGGTTCTTGTTCCTGCCTTCGCCACCATGGTAAAGATTAAAA AGAACTCGAAGCGGCAAAAACTGTCGCAGAAATACAAC ATCGAGAAGAAGGTGCGCGAGCATCGACGGAAGATGAGGAAAACAGCCAAGCAGACTGGCGGCCCCGTACGGAAAA AACACCGCCGAGATCCGGGAATCCCCAATTCGTGCCCGTTCAAACAGGACATTCTGCGAACGATTCAGGTCCGCAAGCAGCAGAAGGAAGCCGCTGCGTCGGCAGAGCGGGAGCGAAGGCTCGGAGAAGCCCGCGAAGGGACTGCATCTGGCGGGTGCAACGAAGTGGTGCCAGCAGCGGCAGGCGATGACGGGGACATGGAGGCCCCGGAGCTGGTCCCTGTGAATCCTCTCGCAAAACTCCTGGACTCTGCGGAGGAAAGCCAGGCTCGTTTCCGCGCTGCGCAACTGAACGAAAGTGACGAGAACGCCGGGGCCTCACCGTTCGCGTACGAGCTGACCACTCAACAGCAGGTGTACCTCCACCAGCAACAGCGTCAGCAACAGCAACTTCTGCGTCGTGTGCTTCAGCAAGCAGATGTCATTATTGAGGTTCTGGACGCGCGCATGCCTTCAGCCTTCCGCTGTCCCGCCCTCGAACGCTGGGTCCTCGGCGAAGGCAAAAAACTGATTCTGGTCATGAACAAAGTCGACCTCGTTCCCAAAGaagccgctgtcgcctggcTCAAGACTCTGCAGAGGGGAGTCGCGCCTGCTCTGGCCTTCAAGAGTGCGGGCGGCAAGAGCGCCggcgcgcgaaaaagaggcgtGAAACgtggaggaaagcgaaagcTCCAGAACTGGACAGATGTCGAGCCGTTGGAGGCCAGCGAAAGTTTCCGGAA TGCGATTGCCTTGGATCCTACCCTGTGCTGTGTCGTGTTCTGCATCATTGATTCCACTGGTGGACCTGGCGTATGCGA GTGCTCCTCGGTCGCCCTCGGTGCGCCTGCGCTGCTCCGTCTCCTCAACGCGCTGGCTCATACCGCGAATCGCGGAGAAGTGTCCGCCGACCTCGATCCCACCTCTGATTCTGCCGCTCCTTCCacctcctctgcctcgtccacGCCGAAAGCGAACCTAATTGTTGGCGTCGTGGGGTATCCTAATGTCGGGAAGTCGTCGCTGGTGAACGCGCTCACGCATTCGTGTTCCGCAGCCGCCGTCGCAGCGTTGCCGGGGAGCACAAAGACGCTTCAGTTTGTTCGGATTGACAAACACATTCAGTTGATTGACTCCCCTGGCGTactcttctcgccctcaaAAAACCCCCAAGATGATGCTCTGCTGCTGCCGCCgacctcggcgtctctggccAGTTCCCCCAGCGGGTGTCCAGACACACAGGGCGCTCAGGGGTCCGAGAGCTGCTCGGCATTCATTCTGCGAAGTCTGCTTCCGGTCCACCGCCTCGAAAATCCGCAGGAAGTCGCCACCGGCGTCGCAGCCTGGTGTTGCTCAGAAACCCTGCAGCGCCTCTATCGGTTGGAGGCCTTCTCATCACCTCAAGAGATGCTTGCACTCCTGGCGCATCGCCGAGGCAAGCTGAAGAAGGGAGGCGTGCCCGacctcgacgccgccgcaAAGATCTTCCTCCAGGACTGGCAATCTGGCGTCATCCCGTATTACACCCTACCCCCGTCCGATGACTCTCAGCCCAGTGCCGCTGCGGAC ATGAAGACCGAGAAGGTCGCCTTCTGGAAGACGCCAGCTGGTGAAGGGGCTGGGGACGCAGTGGCGACAACCCAAAACGCATCCTCGCCCGCGGAGGTGTATGCGTCGGTCCTCGCGTCCCAGTGCCATGCGATCGAAACGGGTGAAGACACCATGGGAGAGACATCGAGAGGACAAGAACCCGGTGTCGTCCGCGTCAGTGTAGACTTTAACCGGGCAAAGAACGAGCCGCAAAGACCCTACATG CTCCTGCGCTTCGGCCCCGTTGCCGTTGACTCTGCCAAACGCCCCGGCACCTCGGCGCtgtctttgtcgccttctgcggtCGGCCGAGGCCGGGACGCGAAGACACATATGGgcgcggagagcgacgacgcggTGAGCGCCGAAGCGTCGCGCCGCGCAGAAACCCGGAAagaggcggcggccgccgcagTCAGCAAGAAG GAGCGCATGCCACACGTGGTGGCCATGGCGAAAAACAAGCAG GCCGCAAAGAAAAACCGGAAACTCGCGAACAAACTTCAACGCCTCGTCGGGGAAATGGCtgccggcggagacgaagacgcgtcgATGGATGTGAGTGTTGAAGTCGCGCATGGCGGGCGATGCGTTTCATCAATATCGCTTTTGGCTGGACACGCGCTCGGGATAATCTTCCGCTTGATGCTCTCGCTCTGGGTTGCGTCGAACCTGCTTGATCTTCGTTGCCCCTCGCTTCCCATCGCGTCATTTTTGACTCCAACTTAA